A genome region from Coprococcus phoceensis includes the following:
- a CDS encoding DUF3794 and LysM peptidoglycan-binding domain-containing protein, translating into MELVKKQIHANQVGKKMVDQFLVDDDFNVPDTKNDVQRVVAGEGTVKIEDVRPVENYVRVTGKLYFQILYVTEGAEPSLTSMEGKIPFEEMVYADEGTDGEFVVQNTRVDFTATMIHSRKLNIKAMIELLISPQMQVDEDITVDVESEMPLYKKKKAMELLTLHTSKKDTYRIKEELTLPGTKETIGTVLWTDISNRKLDTKLGADELLLSGELLAFCFYESPDGKIDWIGQTIPYEGRVECYGVDEAMYHHLNANLEDINVDIRMDEDGEMRTLGIEGTLELKIAIYQEENIDFLEDVYSLEQHCRLETKEASYEELLMQNHSKCKIAEQLSLPELKDDILQICHSSGRVQIDRTEVTEEGVQIDGVLHVSFLFVKPDDEVPFDTWQGMVPFSYLVESNESEMDMHCDITSALEQLSVSLMGGDSVEVKAVLAFHSFLRKSVKADVITDLKMEKISMEELEKRPGIVGYIVKEGDDLWTLAKRYSTTKEGIMEVNEMTDEMIKPGDRILIFKENMSIL; encoded by the coding sequence ATGGAATTAGTAAAAAAACAAATTCATGCAAATCAGGTCGGCAAAAAAATGGTGGATCAATTTCTGGTAGACGATGATTTTAATGTGCCGGATACAAAAAATGATGTGCAGCGAGTCGTTGCGGGAGAGGGCACGGTGAAAATCGAGGATGTAAGACCGGTGGAAAATTACGTCAGAGTTACGGGAAAACTGTATTTTCAGATACTGTATGTGACAGAAGGAGCAGAACCGTCACTGACATCCATGGAAGGAAAAATTCCGTTTGAGGAGATGGTGTATGCGGATGAGGGGACAGACGGAGAATTTGTTGTTCAAAATACAAGGGTAGATTTTACTGCAACAATGATTCATTCGAGAAAATTGAATATCAAAGCAATGATTGAGCTTTTAATCAGTCCTCAAATGCAGGTTGATGAGGACATTACAGTCGATGTGGAAAGTGAAATGCCACTTTATAAAAAGAAAAAAGCAATGGAACTTTTAACTCTTCATACGTCAAAGAAAGATACATACCGGATTAAAGAAGAACTGACGCTTCCGGGAACGAAAGAGACGATTGGGACAGTGCTTTGGACAGATATTTCGAACCGAAAACTAGATACGAAACTTGGGGCGGACGAATTGCTGCTTTCCGGAGAACTGCTGGCATTTTGTTTCTATGAATCGCCGGATGGGAAAATAGACTGGATTGGGCAGACGATCCCGTATGAGGGAAGAGTGGAGTGCTATGGAGTCGATGAAGCGATGTATCATCATCTGAACGCGAATCTGGAAGATATCAACGTGGATATCCGGATGGATGAAGACGGAGAGATGCGCACGCTTGGAATTGAGGGGACGTTAGAGTTAAAAATTGCCATTTATCAGGAAGAAAACATAGATTTTTTGGAAGATGTATATTCTTTGGAGCAACATTGCAGACTAGAGACAAAAGAAGCTTCCTATGAAGAGCTGCTGATGCAGAATCACTCGAAATGTAAGATAGCAGAGCAGCTGTCTTTGCCGGAGTTAAAAGATGATATTCTACAGATTTGTCATAGCAGCGGAAGGGTGCAGATTGACCGCACAGAGGTGACTGAGGAAGGGGTTCAGATTGACGGTGTACTCCATGTCAGCTTTTTATTTGTGAAGCCAGACGACGAAGTTCCATTCGACACGTGGCAGGGAATGGTTCCGTTTTCTTATTTAGTTGAGAGCAATGAATCGGAAATGGATATGCACTGCGACATTACAAGTGCACTGGAGCAGCTGAGTGTTTCTCTTATGGGAGGCGACAGTGTGGAGGTGAAAGCAGTGCTTGCGTTTCACAGTTTTTTGCGAAAATCAGTGAAGGCTGATGTCATCACGGATTTGAAAATGGAAAAAATTTCGATGGAAGAGCTGGAAAAGAGACCGGGGATTGTTGGTTATATTGTAAAAGAAGGAGATGACCTTTGGACACTCGCAAAACGTTATAGCACGACAAAAGAAGGCATTATGGAAGTGAACGAGATGACCGATGAAATGATAAAACCGGGAGACCGGATATTGA
- a CDS encoding protease complex subunit PrcB family protein, whose amino-acid sequence MRKLASVMLCVCLLMLCQGCSVKKMNTEKIRDVEITVLEEEKIPEEFLTQIEEKKSGPFKITYADKDALYIARGYGEQKTSGYSIEVKECYETENAIYIHTNLIGPSKEEKIVEAKTFPYVAVKMQFIDKNVVFE is encoded by the coding sequence GTGAGAAAATTAGCATCAGTTATGTTATGTGTCTGCCTGCTTATGTTATGTCAGGGCTGTTCTGTAAAGAAGATGAATACGGAAAAAATCAGAGATGTAGAGATCACTGTACTGGAAGAAGAAAAAATTCCGGAGGAGTTTCTGACACAGATTGAAGAAAAAAAGTCCGGACCGTTTAAGATTACGTATGCGGACAAAGATGCACTCTATATTGCACGGGGGTATGGAGAACAGAAGACGAGCGGTTACAGCATTGAGGTGAAAGAATGTTATGAGACAGAGAATGCCATTTATATACATACGAATCTGATCGGACCGTCAAAGGAAGAAAAAATTGTGGAGGCAAAGACATTTCCGTATGTGGCAGTGAAAATGCAATTTATCGACAAAAATGTGGTGTTTGAGTAA
- the malQ gene encoding 4-alpha-glucanotransferase produces MNFETAEVTYEKPHRLSGILLHPTSCPSPYGIGDLGQDAYDFVDFLEKSGQHLWQILPLTPTGFGDSPYQSFSAFAGQPLLISPAHLKELGLLEEAELSDCPRGDGHHVDYGTIIPWKFKILASAFSRFLHTSDKMLLEEYDAFYNANQFWLDDYALFMACKAMHDGKDWLSWEEAYRRPTDSLKKELKKQLSNEIQYHYFVQFLFFKEWYALKKYANEKDIQIIGDIPIFVSLDSADAWANQHLFQLDSKGYPTSVAGVPPDYFSTTGQLWGNPLYNWDAHKKEGYKWWISRIRNQLDLLDYLRIDHFRGFEAYWAVPFGEETAINGTWKHGPKEDLFLAIEKALGKNLPIIAEDLGVITPEVEKLRDQFHFPGMKVLQFAFESTEESTFLPHQFTTTNCVCYTGTHDNDTSAGWYQTASEYSRDKVRRYMNTDASSIHFDFIRTCLGSIAAYAVFPLQDVLGVGKEGRMNCPGVADGNWAWRYQKEALSDSLAEALCSVTRLYGR; encoded by the coding sequence ATGAATTTTGAAACTGCTGAAGTGACTTATGAAAAGCCACATCGTCTGTCCGGGATTTTGCTTCATCCCACATCTTGCCCATCTCCATATGGAATCGGAGATTTGGGACAGGATGCCTATGATTTTGTGGATTTTCTTGAAAAATCAGGACAACACCTATGGCAGATCCTCCCACTTACGCCGACCGGTTTTGGGGATTCGCCGTATCAAAGCTTTTCAGCATTTGCAGGACAGCCGTTGCTGATCAGTCCTGCACATTTAAAAGAACTCGGACTCTTAGAGGAAGCAGAACTTTCCGACTGCCCGCGCGGAGACGGACACCATGTTGACTATGGGACGATCATCCCTTGGAAATTCAAGATTTTAGCATCTGCATTTTCACGTTTTCTCCATACCTCCGACAAGATGTTATTGGAAGAATACGATGCGTTTTATAATGCCAACCAGTTTTGGCTTGATGACTATGCACTTTTCATGGCTTGCAAAGCAATGCATGACGGAAAGGACTGGCTTTCCTGGGAAGAAGCATACCGCAGACCGACCGACAGTCTGAAGAAAGAACTGAAAAAGCAGCTTTCTAACGAGATACAATACCATTACTTTGTTCAATTTCTATTTTTTAAAGAATGGTATGCACTAAAAAAATATGCAAACGAAAAGGATATACAGATCATCGGCGACATCCCAATTTTTGTCTCTTTGGACAGCGCCGATGCCTGGGCAAATCAACATTTGTTCCAACTGGATTCAAAAGGTTATCCGACTTCAGTCGCCGGTGTCCCGCCGGATTATTTTTCGACAACCGGACAGCTTTGGGGCAATCCGCTCTACAACTGGGATGCCCATAAAAAAGAGGGCTACAAATGGTGGATTTCCAGAATCCGCAACCAACTGGATCTTTTAGATTACTTAAGAATCGATCATTTCCGTGGGTTTGAAGCTTATTGGGCAGTTCCCTTCGGAGAGGAGACCGCAATCAACGGTACCTGGAAGCACGGCCCGAAAGAAGATCTCTTCCTCGCCATAGAAAAGGCGCTTGGAAAAAATCTTCCGATCATTGCCGAAGATCTTGGTGTCATCACACCTGAAGTCGAAAAACTCCGTGATCAATTCCATTTTCCTGGTATGAAAGTCCTACAGTTTGCCTTCGAATCGACTGAGGAAAGTACATTTCTTCCTCATCAGTTCACTACAACAAACTGTGTGTGCTATACAGGGACACACGACAACGACACCAGCGCAGGCTGGTATCAGACTGCAAGCGAATATTCCAGAGACAAAGTCCGCCGCTATATGAACACGGACGCAAGCAGTATCCATTTTGACTTTATCCGCACCTGCCTTGGCTCGATTGCAGCTTATGCGGTCTTTCCATTACAAGATGTTCTCGGCGTTGGAAAAGAGGGTCGTATGAACTGTCCGGGTGTGGCAGATGGAAATTGGGCATGGCGTTACCAAAAAGAGGCGTTGTCGGACAGTCTCGCCGAAGCGCTTTGTTCTGTGACTCGTCTATATGGACGATAA
- a CDS encoding lysophospholipid acyltransferase family protein, translating into MIRFIFVVIFLITYLILSIPVFFIEWLIGKCNRNARDYSSLRIVQWGFKIILKITGVKVTVIGEENVPDEPVLFIGNHRSFFDILLTYSRCKRLTGYVAKDSMEKIPLLSTWMRYLYCLFLNRENPKEGLKTILQAIEYVKKGISICIFPEGTRNKGEELSMLPFKDGALKISTKTGCPIVPISMNNTAAIFENQFPRIKKTHVVIEYGEPIYPKELDKETQKHLGAYCQNIIQETIQKNAALLS; encoded by the coding sequence ATGATACGTTTTATTTTTGTAGTAATTTTTCTGATTACTTATCTGATTTTGTCCATTCCGGTCTTTTTCATAGAGTGGCTAATCGGAAAATGTAACCGAAATGCAAGAGATTACAGCTCACTTCGGATTGTGCAATGGGGATTCAAAATAATTTTAAAGATTACCGGTGTGAAAGTGACGGTGATCGGGGAAGAGAATGTTCCTGATGAACCCGTTCTTTTTATCGGAAATCACAGAAGTTTTTTCGATATTCTGCTGACATACTCCCGCTGCAAACGTCTGACCGGTTATGTAGCAAAAGACTCTATGGAAAAGATTCCGCTCCTCTCAACCTGGATGCGATATCTTTACTGCCTGTTTTTGAACCGTGAAAATCCAAAGGAAGGATTGAAGACGATTCTTCAGGCAATTGAGTATGTAAAAAAAGGAATCTCAATCTGCATCTTCCCGGAGGGCACGCGAAACAAGGGCGAAGAATTAAGTATGCTGCCGTTTAAGGACGGCGCCTTAAAAATCTCCACGAAGACCGGATGCCCGATTGTTCCAATCAGTATGAACAATACCGCAGCCATCTTTGAAAACCAGTTTCCACGTATCAAGAAAACACACGTGGTCATTGAATATGGGGAACCAATCTATCCAAAAGAACTGGATAAAGAGACACAGAAGCATCTCGGTGCTTACTGTCAGAATATCATCCAAGAGACCATTCAAAAAAATGCAGCCTTGCTATCATAG